Proteins encoded in a region of the Paramagnetospirillum magneticum AMB-1 genome:
- a CDS encoding protein meaA, which translates to MTDKTAREAAAPSREKPWLFRTYSGHSSAAESNKLYRTNLTKGQTGLSIAFDLPTQTGYDSDHVLAKGEVGKVGVPVCHLGDMMTLFEGIPLEKMNTSMTINAPAAWLLSLYIAAAERQGANRSVLNGTTQNDVIKEYLSRGTYIFAPQPSLKLTGDVIAFTYREVPKWNPMNVCSYHLQEAGATPEQELAYALATAVAVLDTVRPTVPAADFEQVVSRISFFVNAGIRFVTELCKMRAFTELWDEICVGRYGVKDEKARRFRYGVQVNSLGLTEQQPENNVYRIVMEMLAVVLSKNARARAVQLPAWNEALGLPRPWDQQWSLRLQQIMAYETDLLEFGDIFDGSHEITRKVEALKEGAREELARIDAMGGAVSAVESSYMKQKLVESNARRIGAIETGEQIVVGVNKWTETEPSPLTTGEGSIMTVDPKAEAEQIERLKAFRAARDAKAVDKALAELRSAANEGRNVMEPSIAAAHAGVTTGEWAQCLRDVFGEYRAPTGVARAAAEVKGEKMGAVRAKVEAVSAKLGRRVKILVGKPGLDGHSNGAEQIAVRARDAGMEVVYEGIRLTPAQIVNAALEEGVHVVGLSILSGSHVPLVTEVLERMKAAGLSDIPVVAGGIIPPEDEKVLLAAGCARIYTPKDYDITAIMGDIVALLDASPKAA; encoded by the coding sequence ATGACCGACAAGACCGCCCGCGAAGCCGCCGCCCCATCGCGTGAGAAGCCCTGGCTGTTCCGCACCTATTCAGGCCATTCCTCAGCGGCCGAATCCAACAAGCTGTACCGGACCAACCTGACCAAGGGTCAGACCGGCCTGTCCATCGCCTTCGACCTGCCGACCCAGACCGGCTATGACAGCGACCACGTCCTGGCCAAGGGCGAAGTGGGCAAAGTGGGCGTTCCCGTCTGTCACCTGGGCGACATGATGACGCTTTTCGAGGGCATTCCGCTCGAAAAGATGAATACCTCCATGACCATCAACGCCCCGGCGGCCTGGCTGCTGTCGCTGTACATCGCCGCGGCCGAGCGCCAGGGAGCCAACCGTTCGGTGCTGAACGGCACCACCCAGAACGACGTCATCAAGGAATACCTGTCGCGCGGCACCTATATCTTCGCGCCGCAGCCCTCGCTGAAGCTGACCGGCGACGTGATCGCCTTCACCTATCGCGAGGTTCCCAAGTGGAACCCCATGAATGTCTGCTCCTATCACCTGCAGGAAGCCGGTGCGACGCCGGAGCAGGAATTGGCCTACGCCCTGGCCACCGCCGTGGCCGTGCTCGACACCGTGCGCCCCACGGTGCCCGCCGCCGATTTCGAGCAGGTGGTCAGCCGCATCAGCTTCTTCGTCAATGCCGGCATCCGCTTCGTGACCGAGCTGTGCAAGATGCGCGCCTTCACCGAGCTGTGGGACGAGATCTGTGTCGGCCGCTATGGCGTCAAGGACGAGAAGGCCCGGCGCTTCCGCTACGGCGTCCAGGTCAATTCCCTGGGGCTGACCGAGCAGCAGCCGGAGAACAACGTCTACCGCATCGTCATGGAGATGCTGGCGGTGGTGCTGTCCAAGAACGCCCGCGCCCGCGCCGTGCAGCTTCCCGCCTGGAACGAGGCCCTGGGGCTTCCCCGTCCGTGGGACCAGCAATGGTCGCTGCGCCTGCAGCAGATCATGGCCTACGAGACCGACCTGCTTGAGTTCGGCGACATCTTCGACGGCTCGCACGAGATCACCCGCAAGGTGGAGGCCCTCAAGGAGGGCGCCCGCGAGGAACTGGCGCGCATCGACGCCATGGGCGGCGCCGTCTCGGCGGTGGAATCCAGCTATATGAAGCAGAAGCTGGTGGAATCCAATGCGCGCCGCATCGGCGCCATCGAGACCGGCGAGCAGATCGTGGTCGGCGTCAACAAGTGGACCGAGACCGAGCCCAGCCCGCTGACCACCGGCGAAGGCTCCATCATGACCGTCGATCCCAAGGCCGAGGCCGAGCAGATCGAGCGCCTCAAGGCCTTCCGCGCGGCCCGCGACGCCAAGGCGGTGGACAAGGCCCTGGCCGAACTGCGCTCGGCGGCGAACGAAGGCCGCAATGTGATGGAGCCCTCCATCGCCGCCGCCCATGCCGGCGTCACCACCGGCGAATGGGCCCAGTGCCTGCGCGACGTGTTCGGCGAATACCGCGCTCCCACCGGCGTGGCCCGCGCCGCCGCCGAGGTTAAGGGCGAGAAGATGGGCGCCGTGCGCGCCAAGGTCGAGGCGGTTTCGGCCAAGCTGGGCCGCCGGGTCAAGATCCTGGTGGGCAAGCCCGGCCTGGACGGCCATTCCAACGGCGCCGAGCAGATCGCCGTGCGGGCCCGCGATGCCGGCATGGAGGTGGTCTACGAGGGGATTCGCCTGACCCCGGCCCAGATCGTCAACGCCGCCCTGGAAGAAGGCGTCCACGTGGTGGGCCTGTCCATCCTGTCGGGCAGCCACGTGCCGCTGGTCACCGAGGTGCTGGAGCGCATGAAGGCCGCCGGTCTATCGGACATTCCCGTGGTGGCGGGCGGCATCATTCCGCCCGAGGACGAGAAGGTGCTGCTGGCCGCCGGCTGTGCCCGCATCTACACGCCCAAGGATTACGACATCACCGCCATCATGGGCGACATCGTCGCCCTGCTGGATGCTTCGCCCAAGGCGGCGTGA
- the arsC gene encoding arsenate reductase (glutaredoxin) (This arsenate reductase requires both glutathione and glutaredoxin to convert arsenate to arsenite, after which the efflux transporter formed by ArsA and ArsB can extrude the arsenite from the cell, providing resistance.): MSGQVTIYHNPRCGKSRDTLKLIEDKGISPTIVDYLKEPPSAAELARILGLLGKRPAEILRKKEAAEAGVDPSSLDDSALIAAMVANPMVIERPIVVTATKAALGRPPESVLAIL; encoded by the coding sequence ATGTCCGGTCAGGTCACCATCTATCACAACCCGCGCTGCGGCAAGTCGCGCGATACGCTGAAGCTGATCGAGGATAAGGGCATCAGCCCGACCATCGTGGACTATCTGAAGGAACCGCCCTCGGCCGCCGAGTTGGCCCGCATCCTGGGACTGCTGGGCAAGCGCCCGGCCGAGATCCTGCGCAAGAAGGAAGCCGCCGAGGCCGGCGTCGACCCGTCCAGCCTGGACGATTCCGCCCTGATCGCGGCCATGGTCGCCAATCCCATGGTCATCGAGCGCCCCATCGTGGTCACGGCGACCAAGGCGGCGCTGGGCCGCCCACCGGAAAGCGTGCTGGCGATTCTGTAA
- a CDS encoding mechanosensitive ion channel domain-containing protein yields MSAVAHNGVLRRLFATVLLLVSLGGGALAQTAAPPAPPPALPAAVPELPGQINAIGDKAADVMVQKMVDHSGRDQWGHTAVIVVLTLAVAFGADRLSRGAWHRFAGRRLSDEQRLRIRQRLGWLRRILLGGLGTAVGLMVVQSLGVYNVLAVVGSEWGRRILSGLINIVLVLALAVVFWEVLRAAIERYLSATDSDGNQLQRSGRVRTLLPLVRNAAFIMLVISVGLIVLSEIGVNIAPLLAGAGVLGIAIGFGSQKLVQDIITGAFVLFEDTMAVGDAVKVGEHVGTVEAISIRAIKIRDGNGALHTVPFGAVSTVVNSSRGFNYAAMDIPVAYEVETDKAAAVITDLGAEMRAEAGWGAMMIDPVEVQGVERFDAASVVLRVRIKTTPGDRVTLIREFNRRLKQRFDAAGIAMSSPQAQKVVSH; encoded by the coding sequence ATGAGTGCTGTTGCCCATAATGGCGTCTTGCGGCGCCTGTTCGCCACCGTGTTGTTGCTGGTCTCCCTGGGCGGCGGCGCCCTGGCCCAGACGGCCGCCCCACCGGCGCCTCCCCCGGCGTTGCCCGCCGCCGTCCCGGAACTGCCCGGCCAGATCAACGCCATCGGCGACAAGGCCGCCGACGTGATGGTGCAGAAGATGGTCGACCATTCGGGGCGCGACCAGTGGGGACACACGGCGGTCATCGTCGTCCTGACCCTGGCGGTGGCGTTCGGCGCCGACCGGCTGTCGCGGGGCGCCTGGCACCGTTTCGCCGGGCGGCGGCTGTCCGACGAGCAGCGCCTGCGCATCCGCCAGCGCCTGGGCTGGCTGCGCCGCATCCTGCTGGGCGGCCTGGGCACGGCGGTCGGCCTGATGGTGGTCCAGTCGCTGGGCGTCTACAATGTGCTGGCAGTGGTGGGATCGGAATGGGGGCGGCGCATCCTCTCCGGCCTGATCAATATCGTCCTGGTGCTGGCCCTGGCCGTGGTGTTCTGGGAGGTCCTGCGGGCCGCCATCGAACGCTATCTGTCCGCCACCGATTCCGACGGCAACCAGCTGCAGCGCTCGGGCCGGGTGCGGACCCTGCTGCCCCTGGTGCGCAACGCCGCCTTCATCATGCTGGTGATCTCGGTGGGACTGATCGTCCTGTCGGAAATCGGCGTCAACATCGCTCCGCTGCTGGCCGGCGCCGGTGTGCTGGGCATCGCCATCGGCTTCGGGTCGCAAAAGCTGGTCCAGGACATCATCACCGGCGCCTTCGTGCTGTTCGAGGACACCATGGCGGTGGGTGACGCGGTCAAGGTGGGCGAGCATGTGGGGACGGTGGAGGCCATCTCCATCCGCGCCATCAAGATCCGCGACGGCAACGGCGCCTTGCACACCGTGCCGTTCGGCGCCGTCTCCACCGTGGTCAATTCCAGCCGCGGCTTCAATTATGCCGCCATGGACATTCCGGTGGCCTATGAGGTGGAGACCGACAAGGCGGCGGCGGTGATCACCGATCTGGGAGCCGAGATGCGGGCCGAGGCCGGTTGGGGCGCCATGATGATCGATCCCGTCGAGGTGCAGGGCGTCGAACGCTTCGATGCCGCCTCGGTGGTGCTGCGGGTGCGGATCAAGACCACGCCGGGCGACCGGGTCACCCTGATCCGCGAGTTCAACCGCCGCCTGAAGCAGCGCTTCGACGCGGCGGGCATCGCCATGAGCTCGCCCCAGGCCCAGAAGGTCGTGTCACACTGA
- a CDS encoding regulatory protein RecX: MTAPTPKTLGRPPSRITPSYLENAALHYLERYSSSRANLRRVLMRKVDRSLAHWGGEREDAIPLVEAAIAKLAGLGYLDDSAYAEIKVRGLRRKGASARLISATLAAKGIEADTAAAALAEQEPDSELAAAFTLARRRRLGPFRPADKRAEFRAKDLATLGRAGFSWEIARAVVEAEAPPSV, from the coding sequence ATGACTGCCCCCACCCCCAAGACCCTTGGGCGCCCCCCGTCCAGGATCACGCCATCTTACCTCGAGAATGCAGCGCTGCATTATCTCGAACGCTATTCCTCGTCCAGGGCCAATCTGCGCCGGGTGCTCATGCGCAAGGTTGACCGTTCCCTGGCCCATTGGGGCGGCGAGCGCGAGGACGCCATCCCCCTGGTCGAGGCGGCGATCGCCAAACTGGCCGGTCTCGGCTATCTGGACGATTCCGCCTATGCCGAGATCAAGGTGCGGGGCTTGCGGCGCAAGGGCGCCAGCGCCCGGCTGATTTCCGCCACCCTGGCCGCCAAGGGCATCGAGGCCGACACCGCCGCCGCCGCCCTGGCGGAGCAGGAGCCCGATTCCGAACTGGCCGCCGCCTTCACCCTGGCGCGGCGGCGCCGCCTCGGCCCCTTTCGCCCCGCCGACAAGCGGGCCGAGTTCCGGGCCAAGGACCTGGCCACCCTGGGCCGCGCCGGCTTCTCCTGGGAGATCGCCCGCGCGGTGGTCGAAGCCGAGGCGCCGCCGTCAGTGTGA
- a CDS encoding ABC transporter permease → MRDDVDILPPVPRSYGAVNWLGTWTLLMKEVRRFLKVYFQTIVAPVVTTLLFLSVFALALGPVAAQVKGVPFVQFLAPGLIMMAIVQNAFANTSSSIIIAKVQGNIVDMLMPPLTGAEQTAAVALGGVARGVAVGIAVGCSMALFVPMPVHNPALIAYHAVMGSLMLSLLGMMGGIWADKFDHMAAVTNFIVTPLSFLSGTFYSIERLPQTFHAIALVNPFFYMIDGFRAGFIGVSDGSVAVGVAAMAVADLVLLLITWRMLDTGYKLKS, encoded by the coding sequence ATGAGAGACGACGTCGACATCCTTCCGCCCGTTCCCCGGTCCTATGGAGCGGTCAACTGGCTGGGCACCTGGACCCTTCTGATGAAGGAGGTGCGGCGCTTTCTCAAGGTCTATTTCCAGACCATCGTCGCCCCGGTGGTCACCACCTTGCTGTTCCTCTCGGTGTTCGCCCTGGCGCTGGGACCGGTGGCGGCCCAGGTCAAGGGCGTGCCTTTCGTCCAGTTCCTGGCGCCCGGCCTAATCATGATGGCCATCGTCCAGAACGCCTTCGCCAATACCTCGTCCTCCATCATCATCGCCAAGGTCCAGGGCAATATCGTCGACATGCTGATGCCGCCGCTGACCGGGGCCGAGCAGACGGCGGCGGTGGCCCTGGGCGGCGTGGCCCGCGGCGTGGCGGTGGGCATCGCCGTCGGCTGTTCCATGGCGCTGTTCGTGCCCATGCCGGTGCACAATCCGGCGCTGATCGCCTATCACGCCGTGATGGGGTCGCTGATGCTGTCGCTGCTGGGCATGATGGGCGGCATCTGGGCCGACAAGTTCGACCACATGGCGGCGGTGACCAATTTCATCGTGACGCCGCTGTCCTTCCTGTCGGGGACTTTCTACTCCATCGAGCGCCTGCCCCAGACCTTCCACGCCATCGCCCTGGTCAATCCGTTCTTCTACATGATCGACGGCTTCCGGGCGGGCTTCATCGGCGTCAGCGACGGCTCGGTGGCGGTGGGGGTGGCGGCCATGGCGGTCGCCGATCTGGTTCTGCTGCTGATCACCTGGCGCATGCTCGATACCGGGTACAAGCTGAAAAGCTAG
- a CDS encoding helix-turn-helix transcriptional regulator, with protein MLPVDPRRALGAFLRSHRERLPPPPLALGRRRTPGWRREELAEACGVSLTWITWLEQGRDVSASPHALARLAEALHLAPAERGYLFELAGRRDPVSPVASDDGIPPAVLALPGHMNVPAYLLDRTWTARAWNSAASRLFTGWLDGDHDRNLLRFIFLSPAAPRLIADWDQRAHRVVAEFRADFSRRLRDPALQALVESLAAQSQAFRTLWHEQAVLDREGGERSFLNPARRFHQSTLILAANADIKLVSLVPMDGEEF; from the coding sequence ATGCTTCCCGTTGACCCCCGCCGCGCCCTGGGCGCTTTCCTCAGAAGCCACCGCGAGCGGCTGCCGCCGCCACCCCTGGCCCTCGGCCGCCGGCGCACGCCCGGCTGGCGACGGGAGGAGCTTGCCGAGGCCTGTGGCGTCAGCCTGACCTGGATCACCTGGCTCGAGCAGGGACGCGACGTCTCGGCATCGCCCCATGCCCTGGCGCGATTGGCGGAAGCGCTGCATCTGGCTCCCGCCGAGCGGGGCTATCTGTTTGAACTGGCGGGCCGCCGCGATCCCGTGTCGCCGGTGGCCAGCGACGACGGCATACCGCCGGCGGTGTTGGCGCTGCCCGGGCACATGAACGTCCCCGCCTATCTGCTCGACCGGACCTGGACGGCGCGGGCCTGGAATTCCGCCGCATCCCGGCTTTTCACCGGCTGGCTTGACGGCGACCACGACCGGAACCTGCTGCGCTTCATCTTCCTCTCGCCCGCGGCCCCACGCCTGATCGCCGATTGGGATCAGCGCGCCCACCGGGTGGTGGCCGAGTTCCGCGCCGATTTCAGCCGCCGCCTGCGCGATCCCGCGCTGCAGGCGCTTGTGGAAAGCCTGGCCGCCCAGTCGCAGGCGTTCCGGACACTTTGGCACGAGCAGGCCGTTCTGGACCGCGAGGGCGGCGAGCGCAGTTTCCTAAATCCGGCCCGCCGGTTCCATCAATCCACCCTCATCCTTGCGGCCAATGCGGACATCAAGCTGGTCAGCCTGGTCCCCATGGACGGGGAAGAGTTCTAG
- a CDS encoding class I SAM-dependent methyltransferase, with protein MQRRSHDAVVSDQFSPQSQAYLASAVHARGEDLDQLAGIIGDRPEALALDLGCGGGHVSFLLAPRVRKVVAYDLSEAMVETARAEAARRGLGNLDVRRGSAETLPCPDAAFDLVVTRHSAHHWHDVATGLREARRVLKPGGLAVIMDVVTPGSALLDTWLQSLELLRDPSHVRNYSVEEWRKMLAVAGFGPVTTSRFRLRLEFSSWIRRMNTPEVHVQAIRSLQGRAGAEIVRHFEMEADGSFTLDTMLMAAEG; from the coding sequence ATGCAAAGACGATCCCACGATGCCGTTGTCAGCGACCAATTCAGCCCCCAGTCTCAGGCCTATCTCGCCAGTGCGGTTCACGCCCGGGGCGAGGATCTGGACCAACTGGCCGGCATCATCGGTGACCGCCCGGAGGCACTGGCTCTGGACCTGGGCTGTGGCGGCGGCCACGTCTCCTTTCTCCTGGCTCCTCGGGTGCGTAAGGTTGTCGCCTATGACCTGTCCGAGGCCATGGTGGAGACGGCCCGCGCCGAGGCCGCCCGCCGGGGGCTCGGCAATCTGGATGTCCGCCGGGGCTCGGCCGAGACTCTTCCCTGCCCCGATGCCGCCTTCGATCTGGTGGTCACCCGCCATAGCGCCCATCACTGGCACGACGTCGCCACCGGCCTGCGGGAAGCCCGGCGCGTGCTGAAGCCGGGAGGGTTGGCGGTGATCATGGATGTGGTGACGCCGGGATCGGCGCTGTTGGATACCTGGTTGCAATCCCTGGAACTGCTGCGCGATCCCTCCCATGTGCGCAACTATTCCGTCGAGGAGTGGCGAAAGATGCTGGCCGTGGCGGGGTTCGGCCCGGTGACCACCTCCCGGTTCCGGCTGCGTCTGGAGTTTTCGTCATGGATTCGGCGGATGAACACGCCGGAGGTTCATGTCCAGGCGATCCGCTCCCTGCAGGGTCGTGCGGGGGCCGAAATTGTCCGGCATTTCGAGATGGAGGCCGACGGCAGCTTTACCCTCGACACCATGCTGATGGCAGCCGAGGGGTGA
- a CDS encoding aspartate aminotransferase family protein: MFPVVMPTYARADLAFERGEGAYLFTADGRRYLDFAAGVAVNALGHCHPRLVKALTAQAAKVWHTSNLYRVAGQESVAAKLVERSFADTVFFCNSGAEALECSIKMARRHHFAAGNPQRYRIICAEGAFHGRTLATVAAGGQKKHLEGFAPAVDGFDHVPYGNLNALRASITEETAAILVEPVQGEGGIVPGDPDYLRRLRATADEFGLLLIFDEVQTGMGRTGTLFAHEQAGIAPDIMGVAKGLGGGFPVGACLATTKAASGMVPGTHGSTFGGNPLAMAVAGEVLDIMAEPGFLEHVQAMAALLRSKVEDTAARFPGVVEEVRGLGLMLGIKPRMPNTEMVARLAEGGLLTVGAGDNIVRLLPPLIINDAQVDEAVGILARAFDEVK; this comes from the coding sequence GTGTTTCCAGTGGTGATGCCGACCTATGCGCGTGCCGACCTCGCTTTCGAGCGGGGCGAAGGCGCTTATCTGTTCACGGCTGATGGCCGGCGCTATCTCGACTTCGCCGCCGGCGTGGCGGTCAATGCCCTGGGCCACTGCCATCCCCGTCTGGTCAAGGCGCTGACCGCGCAAGCCGCCAAGGTCTGGCACACCTCCAATCTGTACCGGGTGGCGGGCCAGGAGAGTGTGGCCGCCAAGCTGGTCGAGCGCAGCTTCGCCGACACGGTGTTCTTCTGCAATTCCGGCGCCGAGGCGTTGGAATGCAGCATCAAGATGGCCCGGCGCCATCACTTCGCCGCCGGCAATCCCCAGCGCTATCGCATCATCTGCGCCGAGGGCGCCTTTCACGGTCGCACCCTGGCCACCGTGGCGGCGGGCGGGCAGAAGAAGCATCTGGAGGGCTTCGCTCCGGCTGTGGATGGTTTCGACCATGTGCCCTACGGCAATCTCAACGCCTTGCGCGCCTCCATCACCGAGGAGACCGCCGCCATCCTGGTGGAGCCGGTCCAGGGCGAGGGCGGCATCGTTCCCGGCGACCCCGATTACCTGCGGCGCCTGCGCGCCACCGCCGATGAGTTCGGCCTGCTGCTGATCTTCGACGAGGTGCAGACCGGCATGGGCCGTACCGGCACCCTGTTTGCTCACGAGCAGGCGGGCATCGCCCCCGACATCATGGGCGTGGCCAAGGGTCTGGGCGGCGGCTTCCCGGTGGGCGCCTGCCTGGCCACCACCAAGGCCGCCTCGGGCATGGTGCCCGGCACTCACGGCTCGACCTTCGGCGGCAATCCGCTGGCCATGGCGGTGGCCGGGGAAGTGCTGGACATCATGGCCGAGCCCGGCTTCCTGGAGCATGTCCAGGCCATGGCCGCCCTGTTGCGGTCAAAGGTCGAGGATACCGCCGCCCGCTTCCCCGGCGTGGTCGAGGAGGTGCGCGGCCTCGGCCTGATGCTGGGCATCAAGCCCCGCATGCCCAATACCGAGATGGTGGCCCGTCTGGCCGAGGGTGGCCTGCTGACCGTGGGCGCCGGCGACAATATCGTGCGGCTGCTGCCGCCCCTGATCATCAATGACGCCCAAGTGGACGAAGCGGTGGGCATCCTGGCCCGCGCCTTCGACGAGGTGAAATGA
- the argF gene encoding ornithine carbamoyltransferase — MNSVNASGAPRHFLDLDGFDTATLRHILDLGLAYKQGKGPKAPLAGKMLAMIFEKPSTRTRVSFEVGMKQLGGDVIMLAAGDTQLGRGETIADTARVLSRFVDAVMIRTNLPEKLTELAKYADVPVINGLTDQSHPCQVMADVMTFEEHRGSLKGKVVAWVGDGNNVAASWIHAAGHFGCEIRLACPDSLMPSRAAVDWARAKGASVVLTTHPAEAVAGAHLVLTDTWVSMGCQDSNRHELLEPYQVNEALMAKAAPDALFMHCLPAHRGEEVTDPVMDGIQSVVWDEAENRMHVQKGILTWCLA, encoded by the coding sequence ATGAACTCTGTCAATGCATCCGGCGCCCCGCGCCACTTTCTCGACCTGGATGGATTTGATACGGCGACGCTGCGCCATATCCTCGATCTCGGCCTGGCCTACAAGCAGGGCAAGGGGCCCAAGGCCCCCCTGGCCGGCAAGATGCTGGCCATGATCTTCGAGAAGCCCTCGACGCGGACCCGCGTGTCCTTCGAGGTGGGCATGAAGCAGCTGGGCGGCGACGTCATCATGCTGGCGGCGGGCGATACCCAGCTCGGCCGCGGCGAGACCATCGCCGATACCGCCCGGGTGCTGTCGCGCTTCGTCGACGCGGTGATGATCCGCACCAATCTGCCGGAAAAGCTCACCGAGCTGGCCAAGTATGCCGACGTGCCGGTGATCAACGGCCTGACCGATCAGTCCCATCCCTGCCAGGTGATGGCCGACGTCATGACCTTCGAGGAGCATCGCGGCTCGCTCAAGGGCAAGGTGGTGGCCTGGGTCGGCGACGGCAACAACGTGGCCGCCAGCTGGATTCACGCCGCCGGCCATTTCGGCTGCGAGATCCGCTTGGCCTGCCCCGACAGCCTGATGCCGTCGCGCGCCGCGGTGGACTGGGCGCGGGCCAAGGGCGCCAGCGTGGTGCTGACCACCCATCCCGCCGAGGCGGTGGCCGGCGCCCATCTGGTGCTGACCGATACCTGGGTGTCCATGGGCTGCCAGGATTCCAACCGCCACGAGTTGCTGGAGCCCTATCAGGTCAACGAAGCCCTGATGGCCAAGGCGGCTCCCGACGCCCTGTTCATGCATTGCCTGCCCGCCCATCGCGGCGAGGAGGTGACCGACCCCGTCATGGACGGAATCCAGTCGGTGGTGTGGGACGAGGCGGAAAACCGCATGCATGTGCAGAAGGGAATCCTGACCTGGTGCCTGGCTTGA
- a CDS encoding Hsp33 family molecular chaperone HslO — protein sequence MPGLTDSVLPFSVMGGAVRGRLARLGTALDTVLDDQHGYPEPVAALLADTMALAAVLATSMKFDGIFTLQAQGDGPVSLLVADVTSGGDLRAHARFDAARLGQVPPGGRASVPAMLGKGYLAFTVDQGPDTDRYQGIVELAGATLEDCARAYFKQSEQLDTAIEAMVRPPSGGQGWAATALMIQRMPAGTGSAPILVADEAEETWRRAEILLASVKGEEMVDPALSSEQLLYRLYHAEQLQVFEAKEMRARCRCSRDRVEATLRSLPPGEVAQVADEQGQIVVTCEFCRTDHVFRLTELQSS from the coding sequence GTGCCTGGCTTGACCGATTCCGTCCTGCCCTTCTCGGTGATGGGGGGCGCCGTGCGTGGCCGCCTGGCCCGGCTTGGGACCGCGCTGGACACGGTTCTCGATGATCAGCACGGCTATCCTGAGCCGGTGGCGGCCCTGCTGGCCGACACCATGGCGCTGGCCGCCGTGCTGGCCACCTCCATGAAGTTCGACGGCATCTTCACCTTGCAGGCCCAGGGCGACGGCCCGGTCTCGCTGCTGGTGGCCGATGTGACCAGCGGCGGCGATTTGCGCGCCCACGCCCGCTTCGACGCCGCCCGCCTGGGTCAGGTGCCGCCGGGCGGACGAGCTTCGGTTCCCGCCATGCTGGGCAAGGGCTACCTCGCCTTCACCGTGGACCAGGGGCCGGACACCGACCGCTACCAGGGTATTGTCGAACTGGCGGGCGCCACCCTGGAAGATTGCGCCCGCGCCTATTTCAAGCAATCGGAACAGCTGGACACCGCCATCGAGGCCATGGTGCGCCCGCCGTCGGGCGGACAGGGTTGGGCGGCGACGGCGCTGATGATCCAGCGCATGCCGGCCGGGACCGGCAGTGCCCCCATCCTGGTGGCCGACGAGGCCGAGGAAACTTGGCGTCGGGCCGAGATTCTGCTGGCCAGCGTCAAGGGCGAGGAGATGGTCGATCCCGCTCTGTCGTCCGAGCAGTTGCTGTATCGCCTGTACCATGCCGAGCAGCTTCAGGTGTTCGAGGCCAAGGAGATGCGCGCCCGCTGCCGCTGCTCCCGCGATCGGGTGGAGGCGACCTTGCGCTCCCTGCCCCCCGGCGAGGTGGCCCAGGTGGCCGACGAGCAGGGTCAGATCGTGGTGACCTGCGAGTTCTGCCGCACCGACCATGTCTTCCGGCTGACCGAGCTGCAGTCGTCTTGA
- the rpmB gene encoding 50S ribosomal protein L28: MARRCAITGKGVLTGNNVSHANNKTRRRFLPNLQEASLLSDALGHAVRLRISTNGLKTIEHNGGIDSYLLSIASTKLSAEARRLKKRIERALASKQDAVAA, from the coding sequence ATGGCACGTCGCTGCGCCATCACCGGCAAGGGCGTTTTGACCGGCAACAACGTCAGCCACGCCAACAACAAGACTCGGCGTCGGTTCCTGCCCAACCTCCAGGAAGCCTCGCTGCTGTCCGACGCCCTGGGTCATGCGGTGCGCCTGCGCATCTCGACCAATGGTCTGAAGACCATCGAGCACAATGGCGGCATCGACTCCTACCTGCTGTCCATCGCCAGCACCAAGCTGAGCGCCGAGGCCCGTCGCCTGAAGAAGCGCATCGAGCGCGCTCTGGCGTCCAAGCAGGACGCCGTCGCGGCCTAA